Proteins encoded within one genomic window of Fusobacterium sp. DD2:
- the hemC gene encoding hydroxymethylbilane synthase encodes MKKKIVIGSRGSLLALAQSEMIMKRLANLFPQYEFEIKKIVTSGDTDLVSNWNNSNASLKSFFTKEIEVELLNGTIDLAVHSMKDMPVVSPPGLICGAVPDREDPRDVLVSKTGKTLAELPTNAIIGTSSLRRTMNLKNLRSDVTIKQLRGNIHTRLNKLKNDDYDAILLAAAGLKRVGLEKEVTEYLDPHKFLPAPAQGVLHIQCRENDMEIREILKAIHNEDIASVVRIEREFSRIFDGGCHTPMGCYSEIDGDMITFSGIYFDGDKGYSGTVTEKISDGVKVAQKLADIIKEKING; translated from the coding sequence ATGAAAAAAAAGATTGTAATAGGAAGCAGAGGAAGTTTACTTGCACTTGCTCAAAGTGAAATGATAATGAAAAGACTTGCAAATCTATTTCCTCAATATGAATTTGAAATTAAAAAGATAGTGACAAGTGGAGATACTGACCTTGTGAGCAACTGGAACAACAGTAACGCCTCTCTTAAAAGTTTCTTTACTAAAGAGATAGAGGTAGAACTTTTAAATGGAACTATTGATCTTGCTGTACACTCAATGAAAGATATGCCTGTAGTATCACCTCCAGGACTTATCTGTGGAGCTGTACCTGATAGAGAAGATCCAAGAGATGTACTTGTATCAAAAACAGGTAAAACTCTTGCAGAGCTTCCTACTAATGCTATTATCGGTACAAGTTCTTTAAGAAGAACTATGAATCTTAAAAATCTTAGATCAGATGTAACAATTAAACAACTTAGAGGTAATATACATACAAGATTAAATAAACTTAAAAATGATGACTATGATGCAATTCTTCTTGCAGCTGCAGGTTTAAAAAGAGTTGGATTAGAGAAAGAGGTTACAGAGTATCTGGATCCTCACAAATTCCTTCCAGCTCCAGCACAGGGAGTACTTCATATCCAATGTAGAGAAAATGATATGGAGATAAGAGAGATCTTAAAAGCTATTCACAATGAAGATATCGCCAGTGTCGTTAGAATAGAAAGAGAATTTTCAAGAATATTTGACGGTGGATGTCATACACCTATGGGATGCTACTCAGAAATAGATGGAGATATGATAACTTTCTCAGGAATATACTTTGATGGTGATAAAGGTTACTCAGGAACTGTCACTGAAAAGATTTCTGATGGAGTTAAAGTAGCTCAAAAACTTGCTGATATTATAAAGGAGAAAATCAATGGGTAA